One genomic window of Streptococcus mitis includes the following:
- the purK gene encoding 5-(carboxyamino)imidazole ribonucleotide synthase — protein sequence MSSSKTIGIIGGGQLGQMMAISAIYMGHKVIALDPAADCPASRVAEIIVAPYNDVDALRQLAERCDVLTYEFENVDADGLDAVIKDGQLPQGTDLLRISQNRIFEKDFLSNKAQVTVAPYKVVNSSQDLAEIDLSKNYVLKTATGGYDGHGQKVISSEADLEEAYALADSADCILEEFVNFDLEISVIVSGNGKDVTVFPVQENIHRNNILSKTIVPARISESLAAKAKTMAVRIAEQLNLSGTLCVEMFATADDIIVNEIAPRPHNSGHYSIEACDFSQFDTHILGVLGASLPEIKLHAPAVMLNVLGQHVEAAEKYVAENPSAHLHMYGKIEAKHNRKMGHVTLFSDAPDEVEEFGKGIDF from the coding sequence ATGAGCTCATCTAAAACAATCGGAATTATCGGTGGCGGCCAGCTGGGTCAGATGATGGCCATTTCTGCTATCTACATGGGGCACAAGGTTATCGCGCTGGATCCTGCGGCGGATTGCCCGGCCTCTCGCGTGGCGGAGATCATCGTGGCTCCTTATAATGACGTGGATGCTCTGCGTCAGTTGGCTGAGCGTTGCGATGTCCTCACCTATGAGTTTGAAAATGTCGATGCTGACGGTTTGGATGCCGTTATCAAGGATGGACAACTCCCTCAAGGAACAGATCTGCTCCGCATTTCGCAAAATCGGATTTTTGAAAAGGACTTTCTCTCAAACAAGGCTCAAGTCACTGTGGCACCCTACAAGGTTGTGAATTCTAGCCAAGATTTGGCGGAGATTGACTTGTCCAAAAACTATGTCCTCAAGACTGCGACAGGTGGCTACGATGGCCATGGACAAAAGGTCATTAGCTCAGAAGCAGATTTAGAAGAAGCTTATGCACTAGCGGATTCAGCAGATTGCATTTTAGAAGAATTCGTCAATTTCGACCTTGAAATTTCTGTCATTGTGTCAGGAAATGGCAAGGACGTGACAGTTTTCCCGGTTCAGGAAAATATCCACCGAAACAACATTCTTTCAAAAACCATTGTGCCAGCCCGCATTTCAGAAAGTCTAGCAGCCAAAGCAAAAACCATGGCAGTGCGAATTGCTGAACAGCTTAATTTGTCTGGAACTCTTTGCGTGGAAATGTTTGCGACGGCTGACGACATCATTGTCAACGAGATTGCCCCACGACCACACAACTCTGGGCACTACTCTATCGAAGCCTGCGACTTCTCCCAGTTTGATACCCACATTTTAGGTGTTCTGGGAGCATCATTGCCAGAAATTAAATTACATGCACCTGCCGTCATGCTCAATGTTCTCGGCCAGCATGTCGAGGCCGCTGAAAAATATGTCGCAGAAAATCCAAGCGCCCACCTCCACATGTATGGTAAAATAGAAGCGAAGCACAACCGCAAGATGGGGCATGTGACTTTGTTTAGTGATGCGCCGGATGAGGTGGAGGAGTTTGGGAAAGGGATAGATTTTTAG
- the purE gene encoding 5-(carboxyamino)imidazole ribonucleotide mutase, with protein MTKPIISIIMGSKSDWATMQKTAEVLDRFSVAYEKKVVSAHRTPDLMFKHAEEARSRGIKVIIAGAGGAAHLPGMVAAKTTLPVIGVPVKSRALSGVDSLYSIVQMPGGVPVATMAIGEAGATNAALFALRLLSVEDQAIATALADFAEEQGKIAEESTNELI; from the coding sequence ATGACTAAACCAATTATTTCCATCATCATGGGCTCAAAATCCGACTGGGCAACCATGCAAAAAACCGCAGAAGTCCTAGATCGCTTCAGTGTAGCCTACGAAAAGAAAGTTGTCTCTGCCCACCGTACACCAGACCTCATGTTCAAGCATGCAGAAGAAGCACGTAGCCGTGGTATTAAGGTCATCATTGCAGGTGCTGGAGGTGCAGCTCATTTGCCAGGTATGGTTGCTGCCAAAACAACCCTTCCTGTCATTGGCGTGCCTGTTAAGTCTCGTGCTCTTAGCGGTGTGGATTCACTTTACTCTATCGTGCAGATGCCGGGTGGCGTACCTGTTGCGACCATGGCTATCGGTGAAGCTGGTGCAACCAATGCGGCTCTCTTCGCCCTCCGTCTTCTTTCAGTAGAGGATCAGGCTATCGCGACAGCTTTGGCAGATTTCGCAGAAGAACAAGGAAAAATCGCAGAGGAGTCGACGAATGAGCTCATCTAA
- the purD gene encoding phosphoribosylamine--glycine ligase translates to MKLLVVGSGGREHAIAKKLLESKDVEKVFVAPGNDGMTLDGLELANISISEHSKLIEFAKANDIAWTFIGPDDALAAGIVDDFHAAGLKAFGPTRLAAELEWSKDFAKEIMVKYGVPTASYGTFSDFEEAKAYIEKQGAPIVVKADGLALGKGVVVAETVEQAVEAAHEMLLDNKFGDSGARVVIEEFLEGEEFSLFVFVNGDKFYIMPTAQDHKRAYDGDKGPNTGGMGAYAPVPHLPQSVVDTAVETIVKPVLEGMIQEGRPYLGVLYAGLILTADGPKVIEFNARFGDPETQIILPRLTSDFAQNITDILEGKEPAITWTDKGVTLGVVVASNGYPLAYEKGVKLPAKTEGDIITYYAGAKFEENSRALLSNGGRVYMLVTTADTVKEVQETIYQELAQQQTEGLFYRTDIGSKANK, encoded by the coding sequence ATGAAACTACTTGTTGTCGGTTCGGGTGGTCGTGAACATGCGATTGCTAAGAAGTTGCTTGAGTCAAAAGACGTTGAAAAAGTATTTGTAGCTCCTGGGAATGATGGGATGACTCTGGATGGTTTGGAATTGGCAAATATCTCTATTTCCGAACATTCTAAATTGATTGAGTTTGCAAAAGCCAACGATATTGCTTGGACCTTTATAGGGCCAGATGACGCCCTTGCGGCTGGTATCGTGGATGATTTCCATGCGGCTGGTCTCAAAGCCTTTGGTCCGACAAGATTGGCAGCCGAGCTGGAGTGGTCCAAGGATTTTGCCAAGGAAATCATGGTCAAATACGGCGTTCCGACAGCATCCTATGGCACATTTTCCGACTTTGAGGAAGCCAAGGCCTATATCGAAAAGCAGGGTGCGCCTATCGTAGTCAAGGCGGATGGCTTAGCGCTTGGAAAAGGTGTCGTCGTTGCTGAGACGGTTGAGCAAGCGGTCGAAGCCGCTCATGAGATGCTTTTGGACAATAAATTTGGTGACTCCGGTGCACGTGTAGTTATTGAGGAATTCCTTGAAGGAGAGGAATTTTCACTCTTTGTCTTTGTCAATGGCGACAAGTTCTATATCATGCCGACAGCGCAAGACCACAAACGTGCCTATGATGGCGACAAAGGGCCTAACACGGGTGGGATGGGTGCATATGCGCCAGTTCCTCACTTGCCACAGAGCGTGGTTGACACAGCAGTGGAGACTATTGTCAAGCCAGTCCTAGAGGGCATGATCCAAGAAGGGCGTCCATATCTGGGAGTTCTTTACGCAGGGCTTATCTTGACAGCTGATGGACCTAAGGTTATCGAGTTTAACGCTCGTTTCGGAGATCCTGAAACCCAGATTATCTTGCCTCGTTTGACATCTGACTTTGCGCAAAATATTACTGATATTTTGGAAGGTAAAGAACCAGCCATCACTTGGACGGACAAGGGTGTGACTCTGGGTGTGGTTGTCGCATCAAACGGTTACCCACTGGCTTATGAGAAGGGCGTCAAGCTTCCAGCCAAAACTGAAGGCGACATCATTACCTACTATGCAGGGGCTAAGTTTGAGGAAAATAGCAGAGCACTGCTATCAAACGGTGGACGTGTCTATATGCTCGTCACAACAGCAGATACCGTTAAAGAAGTCCAAGAAACCATCTACCAAGAACTCGCTCAGCAACAAACAGAAGGCCTCTTTTATCGAACAGATATCGGAAGCAAGGCGAACAAATAA
- the purH gene encoding bifunctional phosphoribosylaminoimidazolecarboxamide formyltransferase/IMP cyclohydrolase has product MTKRALISVSDKAGIVEFAQELKKLGWEIISTGGTKIALDNAGVDTIAIDDVTGFPEMMDGRVKTLHPNIHGGLLARRDLDSHLEAAKDNQIELIDLVVVNLYPFKETILKPDVTYADAVENIDIGGPSMLRSAAKNHASVTVVVDPADYTVVLDELSADGETTYETRQRLAAKVFRHTAAYDALIAEYFTAQVGERKPEKLTLTYDLKQAMRYGENPQQDADFYQKALPTDYSIASAKQLNGKELSFNNIRDADAAIRIIRDFKDRPTVVALKHMNPCGIGQADNIETAWDYAYESDPVSIFGGIVVLNREVDAATAEKMHGVFLEIIIAPSYTDEALAILTNKKKNLRILALPFDAQEASEVEAEYTGVVGGLLVQNQDVVKESPADWQVVTKRQPTETEATALEFAWKAIKYVKSNGIIVTNDHMTLGVGPGQTNRVASVRIAIDQAKDRLDGAVLASDAFFPFADNVEEIAKAGIKAIIQPGGSVRDQESIEAADKYGLTMVFTGVRHFRH; this is encoded by the coding sequence ATGACTAAACGCGCCTTAATCAGCGTCTCAGACAAAGCGGGCATTGTTGAATTTGCCCAAGAACTCAAAAAACTTGGTTGGGAGATTATCTCAACAGGTGGGACCAAGATTGCCCTTGATAATGCTGGGGTGGACACCATTGCAATCGATGATGTGACTGGGTTCCCAGAGATGATGGACGGTCGTGTTAAGACCCTTCATCCAAATATCCACGGGGGTCTTCTTGCTCGTCGTGACCTTGATAGTCATCTAGAAGCGGCTAAGGACAATCAGATTGAGCTCATCGACCTTGTGGTGGTTAACCTTTACCCATTCAAGGAAACGATTCTCAAGCCAGACGTGACTTACGCTGATGCTGTGGAGAATATTGACATTGGTGGGCCTTCTATGCTTCGTTCAGCAGCGAAGAACCATGCTAGCGTGACGGTTGTGGTAGACCCTGCTGACTATACAGTGGTTTTGGACGAGTTGTCAGCCGATGGTGAAACGACTTACGAAACGCGTCAACGTTTAGCAGCAAAAGTTTTCCGTCACACAGCGGCTTATGATGCCTTGATTGCAGAGTATTTCACAGCTCAAGTCGGAGAACGCAAACCTGAAAAACTGACCTTGACTTATGACCTCAAACAAGCTATGCGCTATGGGGAAAATCCTCAACAGGATGCCGATTTCTACCAAAAAGCCTTGCCGACGGATTACTCCATTGCTTCAGCGAAACAGCTCAACGGGAAAGAATTGTCATTCAATAATATCCGTGACGCTGATGCGGCCATTCGTATCATCCGTGATTTTAAAGACCGTCCAACCGTTGTGGCTCTCAAACACATGAACCCATGTGGAATCGGTCAGGCTGATAACATTGAGACTGCTTGGGACTACGCTTATGAGTCTGACCCAGTGTCTATCTTTGGTGGGATTGTCGTTCTCAACCGTGAGGTAGATGCTGCGACAGCCGAGAAGATGCATGGTGTATTCCTTGAAATCATCATTGCACCAAGCTATACGGATGAAGCGCTAGCTATTTTGACCAACAAAAAGAAAAACTTGCGTATCCTTGCCTTGCCATTTGATGCTCAAGAGGCTAGCGAAGTGGAAGCAGAATATACAGGTGTTGTCGGTGGACTTCTGGTGCAAAACCAAGACGTGGTCAAAGAAAGCCCAGCCGATTGGCAAGTGGTGACCAAACGCCAACCAACTGAGACAGAAGCGACAGCTCTTGAGTTTGCTTGGAAGGCTATTAAATACGTCAAATCAAACGGAATCATTGTAACCAACGACCACATGACACTTGGTGTTGGCCCAGGTCAAACCAACCGTGTGGCTTCAGTCCGTATTGCCATTGACCAAGCTAAAGACCGTCTGGACGGCGCTGTGCTTGCTTCGGATGCCTTCTTCCCATTTGCGGATAATGTGGAAGAAATCGCCAAAGCAGGTATCAAGGCTATCATCCAGCCAGGTGGATCGGTCCGTGACCAAGAATCTATCGAAGCTGCTGACAAATACGGCTTGACTATGGTCTTCACAGGCGTGAGACATTTTAGACATTAA
- the purN gene encoding phosphoribosylglycinamide formyltransferase yields MKKIAVFASGNGSNFQVIAEQFPVEFVFSDHRDAYVLERADKLGVLSYAFELKEFDNKADYEAALVELLEEHQIDLVCLAGYMKIVGPTLLAAYEGRIINIHPAYLPEFPGAHGIEDAWNAGVAESGVTIHWVDSGVDTGKVIKQVRVPRLADDTIASFETRIHEAEYKLYPEVLDSLGVRRRQ; encoded by the coding sequence ATGAAAAAAATAGCGGTTTTTGCCTCTGGTAATGGCTCAAATTTTCAGGTGATAGCGGAACAATTTCCAGTAGAGTTTGTCTTTTCAGACCATCGTGACGCCTATGTGCTCGAACGTGCAGACAAGCTCGGCGTTCTGTCCTATGCTTTTGAACTCAAGGAGTTTGACAACAAGGCAGACTACGAAGCAGCCCTTGTCGAACTCTTGGAAGAGCACCAGATTGACTTGGTTTGTCTAGCAGGCTACATGAAAATCGTTGGGCCAACTTTATTAGCAGCTTATGAGGGCCGAATTATCAACATTCATCCAGCCTACCTGCCAGAATTTCCAGGAGCTCATGGGATTGAAGATGCTTGGAATGCTGGCGTTGCTGAGAGTGGTGTTACCATTCACTGGGTGGATTCAGGTGTGGATACAGGAAAGGTCATCAAACAAGTCCGTGTGCCACGGTTAGCTGATGATACGATTGCCAGTTTTGAAACTCGGATTCATGAGGCAGAGTACAAGTTGTATCCAGAGGTTCTGGATAGCTTGGGAGTTAGGAGAAGGCAGTAA
- the purM gene encoding phosphoribosylformylglycinamidine cyclo-ligase: MTKNAYAQSGVDVEAGYEVVERIKKHVARTERAGVMGALGGFGGMFDLSKTGVKEPVLISGTDGVGTKLMLAIKYDKHDTIGQDCVAMCVNDIIAAGAEPLYFLDYVATGKNEPAKLEQVVAGVAEGCVQAGAALIGGETAEMPGMYGADDYDLAGFAVGVAEKSQIIDGSKVVEGDVLLGLASSGIHSNGYSLVRCVFADYTGEEVLPELEGKQLKEVLLEPTRIYVKAVLPLIKEELINGIAHITGGGFIENIPRMFAADLAAEIEEDKVPVLPIFKVLEKYGQIKHEEMFEIFNMGVGLMLAVSPENVSRVRELLDEPVYEIGRIVKKENESVIIK; this comes from the coding sequence ATGACAAAAAATGCTTATGCCCAGTCGGGTGTAGATGTTGAAGCGGGTTATGAAGTTGTTGAACGAATCAAAAAGCACGTGGCTCGTACGGAGCGTGCAGGTGTCATGGGAGCTCTTGGTGGTTTTGGTGGTATGTTTGACCTTTCAAAGACTGGGGTTAAAGAACCTGTCTTGATTTCAGGGACTGATGGTGTCGGAACCAAGCTCATGCTGGCTATCAAGTACGACAAGCACGATACCATAGGTCAGGACTGTGTAGCCATGTGTGTCAATGATATCATCGCTGCAGGCGCTGAGCCTCTCTATTTCCTCGACTATGTGGCTACAGGGAAGAATGAACCGGCCAAGTTAGAACAAGTCGTTGCTGGTGTAGCAGAAGGTTGTGTGCAGGCAGGCGCAGCCCTCATCGGTGGGGAAACAGCTGAAATGCCTGGTATGTATGGTGCAGATGACTATGACTTGGCTGGTTTTGCGGTCGGTGTGGCTGAAAAATCTCAAATCATTGACGGCTCAAAAGTGGTAGAGGGAGATGTTCTTCTTGGACTTGCTTCAAGTGGGATTCATTCCAATGGTTACTCTCTCGTCCGTTGTGTCTTTGCGGATTATACAGGTGAGGAAGTCCTACCAGAATTGGAAGGCAAGCAACTCAAGGAAGTTCTTCTTGAGCCGACTCGTATCTATGTCAAGGCTGTCTTGCCACTCATCAAGGAAGAGTTGATCAACGGTATTGCCCACATCACTGGTGGTGGCTTTATCGAAAATATCCCTCGTATGTTTGCAGCTGACTTGGCTGCTGAGATTGAAGAAGACAAGGTTCCCGTGCTTCCAATTTTCAAAGTCCTTGAAAAATACGGTCAGATCAAACATGAGGAAATGTTTGAAATCTTCAATATGGGTGTGGGGCTTATGCTGGCAGTTAGCCCTGAAAATGTAAGTCGTGTCAGGGAATTGTTGGATGAACCAGTCTATGAAATTGGTCGTATCGTCAAGAAAGAAAACGAAAGTGTCATCATCAAATGA
- the purF gene encoding amidophosphoribosyltransferase has protein sequence MTYEVKSLNEECGVFGIWGHPDAAKLTYFGLHSLQHRGQEGAGILSNDQGKLKRHRDMGLLSEVFRNPANLDKLTGTGAIGHVRYATAGEASVDNIQPFLFRFHDMQFGLAHNGNLTNAASLKKELEQRGAIFSATSDSEILAHLIRRSHNPSLMGKIKEALSLVKGGFAYILLFEDKLIAALDPNGFRPLSIGKMANGAVVVSSETCAFEVIGAEWIRDLKPGEIVIIDDKGIQYDSYTDDTQLAICSMEYIYFARPDSNIHGVNVHTARKRMGAQLAREFKHEADIVVGVPNSSLSAAMGFAEESGLPNEMGLIKNQYTQRTFIQPTQELREQGVRMKLSAVSGVVKGKRVVMIDDSIVRGTTSRRIVQLLKEAGATEVHVAIGSPALAYPCFYGIDIQTRQELIAANHTVEETRQIIGADSLTYLSIDGLIESIGIETDAPNGGLCVAYFDGDYPTPLYDYEEDYRRSLEEKTSFYK, from the coding sequence ATGACATACGAAGTAAAATCTCTTAATGAAGAATGCGGTGTTTTCGGTATCTGGGGACATCCAGATGCTGCTAAATTGACCTATTTTGGTCTCCATAGTCTTCAGCACCGTGGTCAAGAGGGGGCAGGAATCCTTTCCAATGACCAAGGGAAATTAAAGCGGCATCGCGATATGGGTCTTCTATCAGAAGTCTTCAGAAACCCTGCTAACTTAGATAAATTGACGGGGACTGGTGCGATTGGGCATGTGCGTTACGCGACTGCTGGCGAAGCTTCTGTAGATAATATCCAGCCTTTCCTTTTTCGTTTTCACGATATGCAGTTTGGTTTGGCTCATAATGGAAATCTGACCAATGCAGCCTCTCTCAAGAAAGAACTAGAACAAAGAGGAGCGATTTTCAGCGCGACTTCGGACTCGGAAATCTTGGCCCACCTCATTCGTCGCAGTCATAATCCTAGCCTGATGGGCAAAATCAAGGAGGCGCTCAGTCTAGTTAAAGGTGGCTTTGCCTATATCTTGCTGTTTGAAGATAAGTTAATTGCTGCTCTTGACCCCAATGGTTTCCGTCCGCTTTCTATCGGGAAAATGGCCAACGGAGCAGTGGTTGTTTCATCTGAAACCTGTGCTTTTGAGGTTATTGGTGCTGAATGGATTCGTGATTTGAAGCCAGGTGAGATTGTGATCATTGATGACAAGGGAATCCAGTATGATAGCTATACAGATGATACCCAGTTAGCAATCTGTTCTATGGAGTATATCTATTTTGCCCGCCCTGATTCTAACATTCATGGTGTCAATGTCCATACGGCTCGTAAACGTATGGGTGCCCAATTGGCGCGTGAATTCAAGCATGAGGCGGATATCGTGGTCGGTGTGCCCAATTCTTCCCTCAGTGCGGCTATGGGATTTGCAGAAGAATCTGGTCTGCCAAACGAAATGGGACTTATTAAGAATCAATATACTCAACGTACCTTTATCCAACCGACTCAAGAATTGCGGGAGCAAGGGGTACGGATGAAACTCTCTGCTGTTTCAGGCGTTGTAAAAGGCAAGCGTGTGGTTATGATTGATGACTCTATTGTACGTGGAACAACCTCTCGTCGGATTGTTCAACTCTTGAAAGAAGCGGGTGCGACTGAGGTTCACGTTGCTATTGGCAGTCCAGCGCTAGCTTATCCATGCTTCTATGGAATTGATATCCAGACCCGTCAGGAGCTAATTGCGGCCAATCATACTGTTGAAGAAACTCGCCAAATCATTGGTGCGGACAGTCTGACCTATCTTTCAATTGATGGTTTGATTGAGTCGATTGGGATTGAAACAGATGCACCAAATGGTGGTCTCTGTGTCGCTTATTTTGATGGTGATTACCCAACGCCTCTCTACGACTATGAAGAAGACTATCGTAGAAGTTTGGAAGAAAAGACCAGTTTTTATAAATAG